A window from Actinomycetes bacterium encodes these proteins:
- a CDS encoding GNAT family N-acetyltransferase, which produces MAHAVPQPVVEPIEIRGDLLSLVTTVEADRAEINRIRATPEVWLRWRGDDLDAKFDENLADAETHQLTIRDRQETIVGMVQFWEEDDPEYRHAGIDIFIDPSAHRSGLGAGTLRTLISWLIDERGYHRVTIDPAADNDAAIACYASVGFRSVGLLRQYERQPDGTWADGLLMDLLAADFLRS; this is translated from the coding sequence ATGGCGCATGCCGTTCCACAGCCGGTCGTCGAGCCGATCGAGATCCGTGGTGACCTGCTGAGCCTCGTCACCACGGTCGAGGCCGACCGGGCCGAGATCAACCGGATCCGGGCCACGCCCGAGGTGTGGCTCCGCTGGCGCGGTGACGATCTGGACGCCAAGTTCGACGAGAACCTCGCGGATGCAGAGACCCACCAGCTCACGATCCGGGATCGGCAGGAGACGATCGTCGGAATGGTCCAGTTCTGGGAGGAGGACGACCCGGAGTACCGCCATGCCGGAATCGACATCTTCATCGACCCCTCGGCACACAGGAGCGGCCTCGGCGCCGGCACGCTTCGTACCCTCATCTCGTGGCTGATCGACGAGCGGGGCTACCATCGCGTGACCATCGACCCCGCGGCCGACAACGATGCCGCGATCGCCTGCTACGCGAGCGTCGGCTTCAGGTCGGTCGGCCTGCTGCGGCAGTACGAGCGACAGCCCGACGGCACCTGGGCCGACGGCCTGTTGATGGACCTGCTGGCGGCCGATTTCCTCCGATCCTGA
- a CDS encoding Fpg/Nei family DNA glycosylase has protein sequence MPELPEIQAHAERLTESFGGQVLARFEPITFTALKTAVPDPGGAVGMVLQGVGRRGKHLLMRFGQPDGDAVALTFVVHLMQGGRLVPDEKLSRKPRFGIARWRFEDGPALLLTEAGTERKAGVWVIEGDPLTQAPLDGLGPDADEVDEAAFSEALAAKNQRVHGFLRDQHGVTGLGRMLANETCHRAKLSPFAMSAKLTDEQRSALFTAMNDCIGDALEHERTLSAMSKSADRPGAVHRRKGETCPVCGDTVRAVEYSRYEVDYCPTCQTDGKVLADNTTSKFLK, from the coding sequence GTGCCCGAGCTCCCGGAGATACAGGCCCACGCCGAACGGCTCACCGAGTCATTCGGCGGCCAGGTCCTGGCGCGCTTCGAGCCGATCACCTTCACGGCGCTCAAGACGGCCGTGCCCGACCCGGGCGGCGCAGTCGGCATGGTGCTGCAGGGTGTCGGTCGGCGTGGCAAGCACCTGCTCATGCGCTTCGGACAACCCGACGGCGACGCCGTCGCGCTCACGTTTGTGGTTCACCTGATGCAGGGCGGCCGCCTCGTGCCCGACGAGAAGCTGAGCCGCAAGCCGCGCTTCGGGATCGCCCGCTGGCGCTTCGAGGACGGCCCGGCCCTGTTGCTCACCGAAGCAGGGACCGAACGCAAGGCCGGCGTGTGGGTGATCGAGGGCGACCCGCTGACCCAGGCGCCACTGGACGGGCTGGGCCCTGATGCCGACGAGGTCGACGAGGCCGCCTTCTCAGAGGCGCTGGCGGCGAAGAACCAGCGTGTGCATGGATTCCTGCGCGACCAGCACGGGGTGACCGGGCTGGGGCGGATGCTGGCCAATGAGACTTGTCACCGCGCCAAGCTGTCGCCTTTCGCCATGAGCGCAAAGCTGACCGACGAGCAACGCTCGGCGCTGTTCACGGCGATGAACGACTGCATAGGCGACGCCCTGGAGCACGAGCGCACCCTGTCAGCGATGTCGAAGTCGGCCGACCGGCCGGGCGCGGTCCACCGCCGCAAGGGTGAAACCTGCCCGGTGTGTGGCGACACCGTGCGAGCCGTCGAGTACAGCCGCTACGAAGTCGACTACTGCCCGACCTGCCAGACCGACGGCAAGGTCCTGGCCGACAACACGACCTCGAAGTTCCTCAAGTAG
- a CDS encoding SCP2 sterol-binding domain-containing protein, giving the protein MQYLDDEWMVAADKALADGWASVDEQGDSETTIGYTVKGAPSGKVTYTVRFGPDGAGVSAGKPEGDPSATMELDYDTAAEIAQGESSAQVAFMQGRLKLGGDVTLLIRGADQLAAAGDALGSLRDQTQF; this is encoded by the coding sequence GTGCAGTACCTGGATGACGAATGGATGGTGGCAGCCGACAAGGCCCTCGCCGATGGCTGGGCATCGGTTGACGAGCAGGGCGATTCGGAGACCACGATCGGGTACACGGTCAAGGGCGCTCCGTCCGGCAAGGTCACCTACACCGTGCGATTCGGACCCGACGGAGCCGGGGTGTCCGCAGGCAAACCGGAGGGCGATCCCAGCGCCACCATGGAACTCGACTACGACACCGCAGCAGAGATCGCGCAGGGCGAGTCATCCGCACAGGTGGCCTTCATGCAGGGGCGCCTGAAGCTCGGTGGTGACGTGACCCTGCTCATCCGTGGCGCCGACCAGCTCGCCGCCGCCGGAGACGCTCTCGGCTCACTTCGCGATCAGACCCAGTTCTGA
- a CDS encoding ABC transporter ATP-binding protein, which produces MSIIDPAPKTDDEPSEAKALEVLRAGVAASPELRKGFFASVSFAMVVSAGRLVVPVSIQQILDKGFSDSGPDWTFIVTACLVAYVAILALAVLDRFTLLRLMTTAERVLYGLRTRAFGHVHDLSLAHHGDSKRGVLVARVTSDIEVLAQFASWGAISWVVNLTMIVVALIALAAYQWQLAVVVFVLLVPVVPIMRTVQKRQLRAYDNLRTSVSDTLSTISETIGGVRVLRSYGAVRRARRELHESIEKQYRNQLVARFYFAIMFPVSDLFSGLTLAGVVGVGVWWGPGWGMAAGTLVACLFITNLIVQPVAEIGEILDQTQTALAGWRKVLDLIEEPVDVPEPDHSDVLPPGELSIDAQGVCFEYEPGRPVLRDVDLHLPAGINVAIVGETGSGKTTFAKLLCRLADPTAGTVSVGGVDLRGVGRVQRAAGVRLVPQDGFLFDTTMLDNVRYGRPDATDDEVMASFEQLGLKEWLAGMPDGLETEVGERGDALSVGERQLVALARAQLADPGLLILDEATSNIDPETERKLGEALATLAEGRTTVSIAHRLSTAEAADLVVVFDAGEIVQKGTHAELVSEGGVYGDLYQSWIGNTRKG; this is translated from the coding sequence GTGAGCATCATCGACCCGGCTCCCAAGACCGACGACGAGCCGTCGGAGGCCAAGGCACTCGAGGTGCTGCGGGCCGGTGTGGCGGCCAGCCCCGAGCTGCGCAAGGGCTTCTTCGCCTCGGTCAGCTTCGCGATGGTGGTGTCCGCCGGTCGACTCGTTGTGCCCGTGTCGATCCAGCAGATCCTCGACAAGGGCTTCAGCGACTCCGGGCCCGACTGGACCTTCATCGTCACGGCGTGCCTTGTCGCATACGTGGCGATCCTCGCCCTGGCGGTGCTTGACCGGTTCACCCTCCTGCGCCTCATGACGACCGCCGAGCGGGTGCTCTATGGCCTGCGCACCCGCGCCTTCGGCCATGTGCACGACCTGAGCCTCGCCCACCATGGCGACTCCAAGCGGGGCGTGTTGGTGGCACGCGTAACCTCCGACATCGAGGTGCTCGCACAGTTCGCGTCCTGGGGAGCCATCTCCTGGGTGGTCAACCTCACGATGATCGTGGTCGCGCTGATAGCGCTGGCCGCCTACCAGTGGCAGCTCGCGGTGGTCGTGTTCGTGTTGCTGGTCCCGGTTGTGCCGATCATGCGCACCGTCCAGAAGCGCCAACTGCGCGCCTACGACAACCTGCGCACCAGCGTGTCCGACACCCTTTCCACGATCTCGGAGACCATCGGCGGGGTTCGGGTCCTCCGCTCCTACGGCGCCGTGCGGCGTGCCCGGCGCGAGCTCCACGAATCGATCGAGAAGCAGTACCGCAACCAGCTCGTCGCCCGGTTCTACTTCGCCATTATGTTCCCCGTTTCCGACCTGTTCAGCGGGCTCACCCTCGCAGGTGTCGTCGGTGTCGGGGTGTGGTGGGGGCCGGGTTGGGGCATGGCCGCGGGCACCCTCGTGGCCTGCTTGTTCATAACCAACCTGATCGTGCAGCCCGTCGCCGAGATCGGCGAGATCCTCGACCAGACACAGACCGCGCTCGCCGGTTGGCGCAAGGTGCTCGACCTGATCGAGGAACCGGTGGACGTGCCCGAGCCGGACCACTCCGATGTGCTTCCACCCGGGGAACTGTCGATCGATGCCCAGGGTGTGTGCTTCGAGTACGAGCCCGGCAGGCCGGTGCTCCGCGATGTCGACCTGCACCTGCCCGCCGGGATCAACGTGGCGATAGTGGGCGAGACCGGTTCCGGAAAGACGACGTTCGCGAAGCTGCTCTGCCGACTGGCTGACCCGACCGCGGGCACCGTGTCGGTAGGCGGTGTGGATCTTCGGGGTGTCGGTCGGGTGCAGCGAGCCGCCGGTGTGCGGCTGGTGCCCCAGGACGGCTTCCTGTTCGACACGACGATGCTGGACAATGTCCGCTACGGCCGTCCCGACGCCACAGACGACGAGGTCATGGCGTCCTTCGAGCAGCTCGGTCTCAAGGAATGGCTTGCCGGCATGCCCGACGGACTCGAAACCGAGGTCGGGGAGCGCGGCGACGCGCTGTCGGTCGGCGAGCGCCAACTCGTCGCATTGGCCCGGGCCCAGCTCGCCGATCCCGGCCTGTTGATCCTCGACGAGGCAACCTCCAACATCGACCCCGAAACCGAACGGAAGCTGGGCGAAGCCCTGGCCACGCTCGCGGAGGGGCGCACCACGGTCAGCATCGCTCACAGGCTCTCCACCGCAGAGGCTGCCGACCTGGTCGTCGTGTTCGACGCCGGCGAGATCGTGCAGAAGGGCACGCACGCCGAGCTCGTCTCCGAGGGCGGCGTCTACGGCGACCTGTACCAGTCCTGGATCGGCAACACCCGCAAGGGCTGA
- a CDS encoding HNH endonuclease — MAASRSRRARASRKRARRMAKADNDLTDDQWEALKEAWGGCAYCSKDAAALQKDCVLALSRGGRYTVTNVVPACRSCNASKCNMETTTWMRRKKLDEQAFLLRYREISTRLAAEFDPA; from the coding sequence ATGGCTGCGAGCAGGTCACGGCGCGCCCGGGCGTCACGCAAGCGTGCACGGCGGATGGCAAAGGCCGACAACGACCTCACGGATGACCAGTGGGAAGCGCTGAAGGAGGCCTGGGGCGGGTGCGCCTACTGCTCGAAAGACGCCGCTGCGCTCCAGAAAGACTGCGTGCTCGCACTGTCACGCGGTGGCCGCTACACCGTCACCAACGTCGTGCCGGCGTGCCGGTCGTGCAACGCGAGCAAGTGCAACATGGAAACGACGACCTGGATGCGGCGCAAGAAGCTCGACGAGCAGGCCTTCCTGCTGCGCTACCGCGAGATCAGCACCCGCCTCGCGGCCGAGTTCGACCCCGCCTGA
- a CDS encoding DUF559 domain-containing protein, translating into MGDQRAITLAADQHGLVTTRQLLARGMSPQQVNRMQHGSDWELTNPTVLRHRAAPHTPAQRVAGYVMTVAEEAILSHESAGAWWGLRGCRLEDPVQVTTAIRRHRHLDGLELRTVRSLDERWVTRHDGVRVARPELVAMQLMGTMQYERAERFVDQLWSMKLLSGRSLAMMLADLSASGRNGIANLRRFYLARGDGYTPPDSMLEARVERILARAGIAVRRQVDLGDGHWSARVDFLHEHLPVVVEVQSELHHSSLTDTEHDRRRLAQLEADGFAVVAVTDREVWANPLSVVSRVRKGIRIAQAGFVGAESPVA; encoded by the coding sequence ATGGGAGATCAACGAGCAATCACACTCGCCGCCGACCAGCACGGACTGGTCACCACCCGCCAGCTTCTGGCCCGGGGCATGAGTCCACAGCAGGTCAACCGGATGCAGCACGGGTCCGACTGGGAGCTCACCAATCCGACCGTGCTGCGGCACCGGGCGGCTCCGCACACGCCAGCACAACGGGTGGCCGGCTACGTGATGACCGTGGCCGAAGAGGCGATCCTGTCGCACGAGTCGGCCGGCGCCTGGTGGGGGTTGCGCGGGTGCAGGCTGGAAGACCCGGTGCAGGTCACCACGGCGATCAGGCGCCACCGCCACCTCGACGGTCTGGAGCTGCGCACGGTCCGCAGTCTCGATGAGCGCTGGGTAACCCGCCACGACGGAGTACGGGTGGCCCGCCCCGAACTGGTCGCCATGCAGCTGATGGGCACGATGCAGTACGAGCGTGCAGAGCGGTTCGTCGACCAGCTGTGGTCGATGAAGCTGTTGAGCGGGCGTTCGCTGGCGATGATGCTGGCCGACCTGTCCGCCTCGGGCCGCAACGGGATCGCCAACCTGCGCCGCTTCTACCTCGCCCGCGGAGATGGCTACACGCCGCCGGATTCGATGCTCGAGGCCCGCGTCGAGAGGATCCTGGCCCGAGCCGGAATAGCGGTCCGCCGACAGGTCGACCTGGGCGACGGCCACTGGTCGGCGCGCGTGGACTTCCTGCATGAGCACCTGCCCGTCGTGGTCGAGGTGCAAAGCGAGCTGCACCATTCGAGCCTCACCGACACCGAGCACGACCGCCGTCGGCTTGCCCAGCTCGAGGCCGACGGATTCGCGGTTGTAGCTGTGACCGATAGGGAGGTGTGGGCCAACCCGCTCTCTGTGGTGTCGAGGGTCCGCAAGGGGATCCGTATCGCCCAGGCCGGTTTCGTTGGCGCTGAATCACCCGTGGCGTGA
- a CDS encoding malate dehydrogenase: MPKAPLRVAVTGAAGQIGYSLLFRIASGEMLGEDQPVILQMLEITPALDALRGVAMELDDCAFPLVADIVQTDDANTAFGDADVALLVGAMPRKAGMERSDLLSANGGIFKPQGEALGASAKKDVKILVVGNPANTNALIAMNNAEGLDQGRFTAMTRLDHNRAMAQLGQKLGAPVSEITNMTIWGNHSTTQYPDLFNCHVAGRNAAQAVGDQAWLEDTFIPTVAKRGAAIIDARGASSAASAANAAIDHIRSWHLGTPEGDWVSMAVPSDGSYGVPEGIISSFPCTCADGEYSIVQDVEINDFSRARIDASVAELVEERDAVAELGLI; encoded by the coding sequence GTGCCCAAAGCCCCACTTCGCGTCGCCGTCACCGGAGCGGCCGGCCAGATCGGCTATTCGCTGCTGTTCCGCATCGCCAGCGGCGAGATGCTCGGTGAGGACCAGCCGGTCATCCTCCAGATGCTCGAGATCACCCCGGCCCTCGATGCCCTGCGTGGGGTCGCCATGGAGCTGGATGACTGCGCGTTCCCCCTGGTGGCCGACATCGTGCAGACCGACGACGCCAACACCGCATTCGGCGACGCCGACGTGGCCCTGCTCGTGGGTGCCATGCCCCGCAAGGCCGGCATGGAGCGTTCCGACCTGCTCTCCGCCAACGGTGGCATCTTCAAGCCACAGGGCGAGGCGCTCGGAGCTTCGGCCAAGAAGGACGTCAAGATCCTCGTCGTGGGCAACCCCGCCAACACCAACGCCCTCATCGCGATGAACAACGCCGAGGGTCTCGATCAGGGTCGTTTCACGGCCATGACCCGCCTCGACCACAACCGTGCGATGGCCCAGCTGGGCCAGAAGCTCGGCGCCCCGGTCTCCGAGATCACCAACATGACGATCTGGGGCAACCACTCCACCACCCAGTACCCCGACCTGTTCAACTGCCACGTGGCCGGCCGCAACGCCGCCCAGGCGGTCGGCGACCAGGCCTGGCTGGAGGACACCTTCATCCCCACCGTCGCCAAGCGCGGCGCCGCCATCATCGACGCCCGCGGCGCCAGCTCAGCCGCTTCTGCTGCCAACGCTGCCATCGACCACATCCGCAGCTGGCATCTCGGCACTCCGGAAGGCGACTGGGTGTCGATGGCGGTTCCGTCCGATGGCTCCTACGGCGTGCCCGAAGGCATCATCTCGTCGTTCCCGTGCACCTGCGCCGACGGCGAGTACTCGATCGTGCAGGATGTCGAGATCAACGACTTCTCCCGCGCACGCATCGATGCCTCCGTCGCAGAGCTGGTTGAGGAGCGCGACGCCGTGGCCGAACTCGGCCTGATCTGA
- a CDS encoding ABC transporter ATP-binding protein — translation MTAHTPTDEEVPDDESPSGGGVFGDPPVGTTDEDRETVAEGAGATMGDGEEAALSISMGFKLVWRFVKLHPGPFVLSIFGGVGWAVMLVAAAVILGRVTDEVIEPAFTTGVESSTVWWAVIALMAVGALRGLTVVVRRWFGSVTEARMQRSLRTAVADRLLEMPSSSYRRRPTGQLLATSDVDVLTATQMLMPLPFSLGVAALSIVSLVSLWLADPVFALVALLLFPALAWLSKYYTNRIHEPAARVQAKLGVVSSIAHESFDGVMVVKTLAREGPERERFNEASDSLAQERIGLARLHSIFEPMITMLPNLGMVTLLLAGAWRIEQGGATAGDLVQAIALFGWLAFPMRVVGFLFQAMPRAVVSIARVDDLLTEPTDPAYAPEQDEITPAQWKVVEPSAAGSTEVPATVARKGTATATLPAGPLSLQLDGVGFAYGESPVLHDLSFTAQPGEVMALVGSTGSGKSTLVNLLAHLDAPNDGRICIGGVDTSELDADELRRNVSIAFQESYLFAESIADNVRLGREVDDVEVARSLQRSMAAGFVDELPDGVDTVVGERGITLSGGQRQRVALARALAGGPRVVVLDDSTSAVDPVVESAILEGLRQGDTTMLVIAHRLSTIQLADRIVHLDEGTVRSVGTHEELLEDPEYVALVTAYEDEPFEEEPSAAPSPVDGGGRL, via the coding sequence GTGACCGCGCACACCCCCACAGACGAAGAGGTACCCGACGACGAGTCGCCCTCGGGCGGTGGCGTCTTCGGCGACCCTCCGGTCGGGACTACCGACGAAGACCGGGAGACCGTGGCGGAGGGCGCCGGCGCAACGATGGGCGACGGCGAAGAGGCGGCCCTGTCGATCTCGATGGGCTTCAAGCTCGTGTGGCGCTTCGTGAAGCTCCATCCGGGGCCGTTCGTGTTGTCGATTTTCGGCGGTGTCGGCTGGGCGGTGATGCTCGTGGCGGCCGCGGTGATCCTCGGCCGGGTGACCGACGAAGTGATCGAGCCGGCCTTCACCACGGGAGTCGAGAGCTCCACGGTGTGGTGGGCGGTCATCGCCCTCATGGCCGTTGGAGCACTTCGCGGACTGACGGTCGTGGTGCGCCGTTGGTTCGGGTCGGTGACCGAGGCTCGCATGCAGCGCTCGTTGCGCACGGCAGTCGCTGACCGGCTGCTCGAGATGCCGTCGTCGTCCTACCGCCGGCGACCGACCGGCCAGCTGCTGGCCACATCCGACGTCGACGTCCTCACGGCCACCCAGATGCTGATGCCGTTGCCGTTCTCCCTCGGAGTGGCCGCCCTGTCGATCGTTTCGCTGGTCAGCCTGTGGCTGGCGGACCCGGTGTTCGCCCTGGTCGCACTGCTGCTGTTCCCGGCGCTGGCCTGGCTGTCGAAGTACTACACCAACAGGATCCACGAACCGGCTGCGCGGGTGCAGGCCAAGCTCGGCGTCGTGTCCTCGATCGCCCACGAGAGCTTCGACGGCGTGATGGTCGTCAAGACCCTCGCCCGCGAGGGCCCGGAACGAGAGCGATTCAACGAGGCATCCGACAGCCTCGCCCAGGAGCGCATCGGGCTCGCCCGGCTCCATTCGATCTTCGAGCCGATGATCACCATGCTGCCGAATCTGGGCATGGTCACCCTGCTTCTCGCCGGCGCATGGCGCATCGAACAGGGAGGCGCCACCGCGGGTGACCTCGTGCAGGCGATCGCGCTGTTCGGCTGGCTGGCGTTCCCGATGCGGGTGGTCGGCTTCCTGTTCCAGGCGATGCCCCGGGCGGTCGTGTCGATCGCACGCGTCGATGACCTGCTCACCGAGCCCACCGACCCCGCCTACGCACCTGAGCAGGACGAGATCACCCCGGCACAGTGGAAGGTCGTGGAGCCCAGCGCCGCCGGAAGCACCGAGGTGCCGGCGACCGTTGCCCGGAAGGGCACCGCCACCGCCACCTTGCCTGCCGGCCCGCTGTCGCTGCAGCTGGATGGCGTCGGTTTCGCCTACGGCGAATCGCCGGTGCTGCACGACCTGAGCTTCACCGCCCAGCCGGGTGAGGTGATGGCCCTCGTGGGCTCCACGGGCTCGGGCAAGTCGACCCTCGTGAACCTGCTGGCACACCTCGATGCCCCCAATGACGGCCGGATCTGCATCGGCGGGGTCGACACATCCGAACTCGACGCCGACGAGCTGCGGCGAAACGTGTCCATCGCCTTCCAGGAGAGCTACCTGTTCGCCGAGTCGATCGCCGACAACGTCCGACTGGGACGCGAAGTCGACGACGTCGAGGTTGCCAGATCCCTTCAGAGGTCCATGGCGGCCGGCTTCGTCGACGAACTCCCGGACGGCGTCGACACGGTCGTGGGCGAGCGCGGCATCACGCTCTCGGGAGGCCAGCGCCAGCGGGTCGCGCTGGCCCGGGCCCTGGCCGGCGGGCCTCGTGTGGTGGTGCTCGACGACTCGACGTCGGCGGTCGACCCCGTGGTGGAGTCAGCGATCCTCGAAGGCCTGCGCCAGGGGGACACGACCATGCTGGTGATAGCCCACCGGCTCTCCACCATCCAGCTCGCGGACCGGATCGTGCACCTCGACGAGGGCACAGTGCGGTCGGTCGGCACCCATGAGGAACTGCTCGAGGACCCCGAATACGTCGCACTGGTGACCGCCTACGAAGACGAGCCGTTCGAGGAAGAGCCCTCCGCAGCGCCATCGCCAGTAGATGGGGGAGGCCGGCTGTGA
- a CDS encoding LLM class flavin-dependent oxidoreductase encodes MKIGVALPTMAEGYSRATTLEWSAGIDAGPYSSISCGERITFRNVEMMVTLSAAAALTERVKVFANLVVAPFHPAALAAKELATLDVLCDGRLVVGVGVGGREHDYRAADSSFDNRHERLDQAVAEMRSIWAGNAPFEGADPVGPTPVQGDGIEILAGAMGPKGLGRAAKWADGVSGFALTADGHEIRESAEAAKAQWHRAGRDAGPRFITGCFYLLGTPDPQAELRQFTYDYLEIFGKTIARSLADDAPVWNPARLERVLDDAAAAGADEFILVPGTVDPACLAATTEVVGNWLASR; translated from the coding sequence ATGAAGATCGGTGTGGCGTTGCCGACTATGGCGGAGGGGTACTCGAGGGCCACCACCCTCGAATGGTCTGCTGGGATTGACGCGGGGCCTTACTCGTCGATCAGCTGTGGCGAGCGGATCACATTCCGCAATGTCGAGATGATGGTCACGCTGTCAGCCGCGGCTGCGCTCACCGAGCGGGTGAAGGTGTTCGCCAACCTCGTGGTCGCGCCGTTCCACCCAGCGGCGCTGGCCGCAAAGGAGCTCGCCACGCTCGATGTGCTCTGCGATGGCAGGCTCGTCGTCGGCGTGGGAGTCGGTGGCCGCGAGCACGACTACCGGGCGGCCGACTCCAGCTTCGACAACCGCCACGAACGCCTCGACCAGGCCGTGGCGGAGATGCGCTCGATCTGGGCAGGCAACGCCCCGTTTGAGGGGGCCGACCCTGTCGGCCCCACCCCGGTGCAGGGAGATGGCATCGAGATCCTCGCCGGGGCGATGGGCCCCAAGGGACTCGGTCGGGCGGCCAAGTGGGCCGACGGCGTATCGGGCTTCGCCCTCACCGCGGACGGCCACGAGATCCGCGAGTCCGCCGAGGCGGCCAAGGCGCAGTGGCACCGTGCCGGGCGCGACGCCGGGCCCCGGTTCATCACCGGCTGCTTCTACTTACTCGGTACCCCGGACCCGCAGGCCGAGCTGCGGCAGTTCACCTACGACTACCTGGAGATCTTCGGCAAGACGATCGCGCGGTCGCTTGCCGATGATGCACCCGTGTGGAACCCGGCCCGCCTCGAACGGGTTCTCGACGATGCAGCTGCCGCTGGCGCGGATGAGTTCATACTCGTGCCCGGCACCGTCGACCCGGCTTGTCTCGCCGCCACCACCGAAGTGGTCGGCAACTGGCTTGCCTCTCGCTGA
- a CDS encoding aldehyde dehydrogenase family protein produces the protein MKVYENHYINGTWAPGTGSNTIDVIDSATEEVIGRVPEGTAADVDAAVAAAKEAFDSWSNTPTDIRAKYLRDIGANLAARYDDIVDTISAEVGSPKAFAQMVQAGLSLGEWDSFANLVENYEFEETVGNSLVVREPIGVVGAITPWNYPLYLIICKVTPALAAGCTVVLKPSEITPLNAYILAEVLDEVGLPAGVFNMVVGTGPEVGAALSSHADVDMVSFTGSGRAGAEVQRAAAATAKRVGLELGGKSANIVLDDADPAAIGLASVFGCMLNSGQTCSALTRLLVPESRKDEYTDAILAEASQIRLVDPKADEPDMFHALGPLSSKAHQERVRSFIQKGIDEGATVALGGPEQPEDMEKGYYVKPTVFTDVTPDMTIAQEEIFGPVLSIITYSDDDEAVEIANDTVYGLAGAVQSADQDRALSVARRMRTGQIDVNGGSFNPAAPFGGYKQSGNTRERGRWGLEEFLETKSIQLPG, from the coding sequence GTGAAGGTCTACGAGAACCACTACATCAACGGCACGTGGGCTCCCGGCACCGGGAGCAACACGATCGACGTGATCGACTCCGCCACCGAAGAGGTCATCGGGCGCGTACCCGAAGGCACAGCGGCCGATGTCGACGCCGCCGTCGCAGCCGCCAAGGAGGCCTTCGACTCCTGGTCGAACACCCCCACCGACATCCGCGCCAAGTACCTGCGTGACATCGGTGCCAACCTTGCCGCCCGCTACGACGACATCGTCGACACGATCTCCGCCGAGGTCGGCTCTCCCAAGGCCTTCGCCCAGATGGTCCAGGCCGGGCTGTCGCTCGGTGAGTGGGACTCGTTCGCCAACCTCGTCGAGAACTACGAGTTCGAGGAAACGGTCGGCAACTCGCTGGTGGTCCGCGAGCCGATCGGTGTCGTCGGCGCCATCACGCCGTGGAACTACCCCCTCTACCTGATCATCTGCAAGGTCACCCCGGCGCTCGCAGCCGGCTGCACCGTGGTGCTCAAGCCGTCTGAGATCACCCCGCTCAACGCGTACATCCTCGCCGAGGTTCTCGACGAGGTCGGCCTGCCCGCAGGCGTGTTCAACATGGTCGTCGGCACCGGCCCCGAGGTGGGCGCGGCGCTCAGCTCGCATGCCGACGTGGACATGGTCAGCTTCACCGGCTCCGGCCGCGCCGGCGCCGAGGTGCAGCGCGCCGCTGCCGCCACCGCCAAGCGTGTCGGCCTCGAGCTCGGCGGCAAGTCCGCCAACATCGTGCTCGACGACGCCGATCCGGCCGCCATCGGCCTCGCCTCGGTATTCGGCTGCATGCTCAACTCCGGCCAGACCTGCTCGGCGCTCACCCGCCTGCTGGTGCCCGAGTCCCGCAAGGACGAGTACACCGACGCGATCCTCGCCGAGGCCTCGCAGATCCGTCTCGTCGACCCCAAGGCCGACGAGCCCGACATGTTCCACGCCCTCGGCCCGCTCAGCTCCAAGGCCCACCAGGAGCGTGTGCGCTCCTTCATCCAGAAGGGCATCGACGAGGGTGCCACAGTCGCCCTGGGCGGCCCCGAGCAGCCGGAGGACATGGAGAAGGGCTACTACGTGAAGCCCACCGTGTTCACCGACGTGACTCCCGACATGACAATCGCCCAGGAGGAGATCTTCGGCCCGGTGCTGTCGATCATCACCTACTCCGATGACGACGAGGCCGTCGAGATCGCGAACGACACCGTCTACGGCCTGGCCGGAGCGGTGCAGTCGGCTGACCAGGACCGTGCCCTGTCGGTCGCACGCCGGATGCGGACCGGCCAGATCGACGTGAACGGTGGCTCGTTCAACCCGGCAGCCCCGTTCGGTGGCTACAAGCAGTCCGGCAATACCCGTGAGCGTGGTCGCTGGGGTCTCGAGGAGTTCCTCGAGACCAAGTCGATCCAGCTCCCCGGCTGA